The following proteins are co-located in the Paludibaculum fermentans genome:
- a CDS encoding GntR family transcriptional regulator produces the protein MIPFRVTLQSGIPVHEQVAFEAKKAMISGRLRPGDPFPSVRALSKAMKIHPNTAQKVVAQLTAEGLLEVRPGIGTVVLAPPPGTRSERGQLLGREVEQLTVEARKLGLTRQQLHDAIDEHWLLLEPVPEEKA, from the coding sequence ATGATTCCGTTCCGGGTTACCCTGCAGTCGGGCATTCCTGTCCACGAACAGGTAGCGTTCGAAGCCAAGAAAGCCATGATCTCCGGACGCCTGCGGCCCGGTGATCCCTTCCCTTCTGTGCGCGCCTTGAGCAAGGCGATGAAGATCCATCCCAACACGGCGCAGAAGGTGGTCGCGCAGCTCACGGCGGAGGGATTGCTGGAGGTGCGGCCCGGCATCGGCACGGTGGTGCTGGCGCCGCCGCCCGGCACACGCTCGGAACGCGGCCAACTGCTGGGCCGCGAAGTCGAACAACTAACGGTCGAGGCCCGCAAGCTGGGGTTGACGCGGCAGCAACTCCACGACGCCATCGATGAACACTGGCTCTTGCTGGAGCCGGTCCCGGAGGAGAAAGCATGA
- a CDS encoding ABC transporter ATP-binding protein, whose protein sequence is MSSPLRTEQLTKRFRSVEALHQVSLDVPEGAVFALVGPNGAGKTTLLKTLLNIEQPTSGHAEVLGVDTRAMKPDLLARIGYISENQRLPGWMKTGYFLSYCKRFYPAWRDDDLAELIRLYQLPLDRKLSELSRGMRLKAVLASALAHRPKLILLDEPFSGLDVLVREQLIESILERTPEATVLLASHDLPEIESFASHVAYLNEGRLEFAEEMGSLTERFREVEVTLEEPTTLPGDLPRNWLNAEQSAVVVRFTDCRFDGRQTQAEVQRRLRGVRDVTARSMSLRAIGVALARSAEASVGAR, encoded by the coding sequence ATGAGCAGCCCGCTACGCACTGAGCAACTGACCAAGCGCTTCCGTTCCGTGGAAGCCCTGCACCAAGTGAGCCTGGATGTGCCCGAGGGCGCGGTCTTTGCGCTGGTGGGACCCAACGGCGCGGGCAAGACCACGCTGCTCAAGACGCTGCTGAACATCGAGCAGCCGACCTCCGGCCACGCCGAGGTGCTGGGCGTGGATACTCGTGCGATGAAGCCGGACCTGCTGGCGCGCATCGGCTACATCTCAGAGAACCAGCGCCTGCCCGGCTGGATGAAAACCGGCTACTTCCTCTCGTACTGCAAACGGTTCTACCCTGCCTGGCGCGATGACGATTTGGCGGAACTGATCCGGCTCTACCAGCTTCCGCTCGACCGCAAATTGAGCGAACTGTCGCGAGGGATGCGGCTGAAAGCCGTGCTGGCGTCCGCGCTGGCCCACCGGCCCAAGCTGATCCTGTTGGACGAGCCCTTTAGCGGCCTCGACGTGCTGGTGCGCGAGCAGCTCATCGAGAGCATCCTGGAGCGCACGCCCGAAGCCACCGTCCTGCTGGCTTCGCACGACCTGCCGGAGATCGAGAGCTTCGCCAGCCACGTCGCGTATTTGAACGAAGGCCGGCTGGAGTTCGCCGAGGAGATGGGCAGCCTGACGGAGCGCTTCCGCGAGGTCGAGGTCACGCTGGAGGAGCCGACTACCCTGCCCGGCGACCTGCCGCGCAACTGGCTGAATGCCGAACAGTCCGCGGTCGTAGTGCGCTTCACGGATTGCCGGTTCGATGGCCGGCAGACACAGGCTGAGGTCCAGCGCCGCCTGCGCGGCGTACGTGATGTGACGGCGCGGTCCATGAGCCTGCGTGCGATTGGGGTGGCCCTGGCCAGGTCGGCCGAGGCCAGTGTGGGAGCGAGGTAA